The genomic stretch ACCAACATTAATCTTAGGAATATCAATCACAGGAACTgcattattgttcttattttcaTCATTTGAGTATTCAACTACTTGGTTTTCAATTACATCTCCAAGAACAATTATACCTAATATTATTGTATTTGGTAAATCTACCACCATTGTTGTTGATGACCCAAATAATAAGTTTTTGTATTGGGGTTTTAGAATTGATTGTCCTGGTAAACATTGTCATACTTGTGCTGGTCTTGGTCATCAAGAATCTAGCCTTCGTTGTGCCCTTGAAGAGGCCTTGTTTCTTCAAAGGTATGATTTTTAATCactttttaattatgatttttgATGATTAATGAGTTGATTATGAGTAATTTTGATCAAgatttgagttttgttttgtgtGAATTGTGTTGTTTGTGATTTTTTAGAGGCCATGTTTGTTGGAAGGTGATTTTGCactttttaattatgatttttgGTGGTTATTAGGTTAATTATGAGTTTAATTTCGAtcatggtttagggtttgatgtgTGAATTGTGTTGTTTGTGATTTTCTGGAGGTCGTGTTTGTTGGAAGATTTTGGGTTTTGAGATTGGAAGTTGTGATTTTTATGGGATTGAAGGTGTTAATGGGGTGCATTATGATCCGAGTTGCGGTTTTTCAGGGTGAAATCTGAGTTTGGGGTTGCAGATGCACGCAGGCTTAACCCTATGTTAGCAACGCAAGGAAgccaaagaggctgtttccgaatgaccataATGGAAAATTGGAAATTGGACAAGAGCTACATTGAATGTCCGCTACTTCACAATTAAAAGAAGCGTAACTAGTTTAGTGAGTGATTTTTTTCCCCCCATCATTATTTAGAACCAAAGAATAATAAACCAAATATCAGTTTGGTGGTCTGAACTTATTAATGGAGTGAGTTATGATCTTGGATATTGCGCTATTATAATTTATAAGTGTTGCAAACATTAGCTCTTTTGTTTTTTCTTAAACTGTTTCCTGATGGCAATTGATAATGTGTTCTGCTTCATGTTAGATTGATTTATTGCTCAGTCGTGATGTGCTTTCGATGAAAGATTGTAGAATTTAGGAGAAATAGTTTATTTTAGGAGAAATAGTGGACAATGTTTCTGGTGACAAACTTACGGTTCTGAATTTCTGATACCGTGATTCTTACTTCGTATAGTTCACAGTACCTCTTCAAATCACAGAAGCAATTTATAAGGCGGTCTTGATTTAATCACCACAAGGTTCTGCGAGTATGATAGTGTTTAGATTGAAAAACTAGGAGTTTAATTGTGGGTTCTTATTCACGGAGCTGCTGAAAGCTTGTCCTTGGCTTAGCCGGTATTATAGCAGCATGGAGAACATACTTGTAAATTGGTCCTACTAGGCTACTACTATGGCGTGATTTTTGGTTTTATTTGGGAGGAAGCCAATATGGGAACAAAAAATTCTATATTGGGAAGTGGAATTATTAAACCTTTGCTCTCTCAAATATTCAGTAGTTAAAGATATTGATTACGCTTAAATTGATTGTGCCTTTTGAAATGCACAGGTCTTCGGCTCCTTTCTGGTTTCTCCCCATTAAGATATAAATCTCAGctggattttcaaattttgatTTCATGAAGTTACTTTATTTGTGTACGTTTTGTTGCTCTGAAGATTCATGAAGGCCATGTTTGATCAAAGGCTAAAACTTTCCAACTTCCATAGTGTATTTTGTAAATTTCCGGGGTTTGGAGTTACGAAAGGACTGAATTTTGACCAAGGGAACGAGTTCTTTTAGTTGAATTTTGCTGCTGCTGAGCCATTGTAGACTTGTAGAGGCTATATTTCTTCAAATTCGAACGAAAAACCTGTTTAATCATTTGAGTGTGAATTCCTTTTCTAGTAGACTTGGCATATTTGAAGAATCGAGTTTGGTTcaaattcatttttattcaaaggCAAAAGTTTGATACTGGAGTCGATATTTTTTGGAAGTTGTTGGAGTGGCTTTTCACCAAGGTGACTAGGTCCATACAATGTGGTTGGTTATTACTTCATTTCAGCTGTTGATGGAGTCAATTTTATGGAAGTAGTTAATGCCTGATATAGCTTAAAAGTCGGATGCTTCATGTTGAGACAATGAATCTTACTATCTCCAGGGTTGCGAAATTCACTAGAACTAAAGTGTATTTTTCATTCTGATATTGTAATCTGTATTGAACTTCCAAACGATGGTCATGTTGGACATGAACAGATAGTAAGACTATGCATGCCACTTTGTCTTATTACAGAAGCACTTGATAATGTTCTTTTATTTGTAATCTGATCAAGGCTCGTGTTATTGTTTTAATAACCATATAAGCTTATTTGGATACCATTTTTGCTCTCTACGGACTGCCTTTCCATTCAATGCACGTCTCTTAGCTGGCAAATCTGGCGATGTGTATATTGATTACTTGCCAACTGGTAGTACTATGTACGGAAATTTTCCTAGTGGGACAGGGAGGTTCGTTGACTCAAAGCGGTTTTTTTAATTTAGGCGAGCGATTACTCATTGATGACTCTAATAGTAAATTTAGAATGTTGATTGGCAGTGAAATTTTAAGCTTTTATTGCTTTACGCCTTTTAAAAAGCCAATTGTGATTCTTGTATGGACATCAATCGTTTCCTTTCCGTCTCTTCCAAATGACTATTGAACAAGATTTGCGTTAAAAGTGGCACATACTTAAAAAGAGCTTTCTCCAGAGAATTGTACTTTTTATTTGTTTGAAAGTTGTAATGTAATTGGCATAGTTTGTCATTCCTGGATCTCTGAGTAATTCATGTTTCAGGACTTTTGTGATGCCTGCTAGGATGTGTATCAATCCAATGCACAACAAGAAAGGGCTCTTACATCAGTCGAGTAATGCCAGTTCAGATGAAGGGTGAGCTTCATATGTCTTGTTGCTCTAGATTTGGCTTCTGTCATGTCAGAGCTATCTATTCCTTACATATGGGCTAGTTATTTGTTTATGTGAACGTGGAATGTGATGGTAACTGCATTCATATCTTGGTTAACGCTAATCCGAAATTTTTAATGTTGTCTTCTAGGTGGATGGATTCCTCTTGTGCAATGGATTCGTTGTATGATTTGGACCTTATTTCCAAAAAGGTACCTGTAATTTTAGATAATTCTGAAGCGTGGGATCGTGTATTGTCTACTGCAATGAAATTGGGTGCTAGAGGTGTTGCTCATGTGGAAGGAATGAGTCGGCGTGTGCTTCAAGTGGATCCACAATATGCAAATCTGCTACTTCTAAATCGTACTGCAAGCCCTTTGGCATGGTAATGGGTCATCACAGAATCTCAATGCTTAGTATTCTGAGTCGTTTAATGCTACTACCTCCATTCCAGTTTTATTGTCCTCATTGGACTTTGATTGTAAACCGATGTCAACTTTGACCTCCATTTATCTAAATATTAGTAGAAATGCAATGAATATTTGTCTAAGCATGATTTACCAAACAACCTTTTTCATATTTATCATTTGTAAGAAATGTGACTATTGTATATTTCTGAAAAAATATTGGTGTGATTCGAGTAATTCGACATCGTTTGATCACCAAAGTCAATTGAGGACGATATAAATTAGATGGATTATGATCTGTCTGTTTTTAATATTTTTCTCGACTTCTCTGTATCTTAATCCTTTTCTATGAAAGCTATATGAAATGCGCACTGTGTTGACATTGATTTATGGAACAATTTCAGGTTTATGGAATGCAAGGATAGGAAAAACAGTAGCTCTGTACTGCTGCCACATACttttcttccatcaatggcaacCAAGAAACTACGAGATGTTGCAGATAAGGTGTGTTTCTATGCTCCAATGAATGTTTGCTTGCTGTGTAAGTTTCAGTTCGAGAATTTGATGCTGTTTCTTGTATTGGTAACTGGTGAATTGCTTTTGCACACATATTATTACATTATGAGGCATTTTGCAGCTGTACGTGGGGTTGTGTATGAAGAAGTGTCTAAATAGGATAGTTGTAATCATGTATCATTATGTGTTACGTTGTAACTTACAAAGCTTGCGGCTTACTGATGTTAATTCTTAAAAGAGATGGGGGAAAAAAAGAGATAGTCACTCTCATCATAGTTCCAACTTCCAACTATGGTTATTATCCTTTGCTCGTTTTCCTTTAatttgaaccttttttttttctgggATCTCGGCTTCAGAACTTTAGCGGCTTAAATGATACTGATTGAAGGAATACTCCTTTCCAAAGTAGTAGTTCATGCATAACATTCGCATAGCGGAGTGAAAACTGATATTCTGATTGCAAACTCTGTATTCAAAGGTCAGAAAAAGATCTAAAATAAGGCGAAGATTGAATTCCATAGTTACTTCACCTTATCCCGCAATTTGTGGAAGCCATTGAGGTACttgggtaatgttgttgtattgaGTTCCATAATAGTATATAACTTTGTAAAACAGGAGTGACTGTGTAACCATCGTGATCGTAAATCCCCGCTTATCTATCAAATGAGAGGACACGGAGTTGCCTTAGCCATACCCATTTTTTCCCACCTCAATGAATTTTGGTCGTGTTGAGGTTTTGCCTCTTTCAGTTTTCAGTGTAATGAGAAAAGGTTGCTCTTTTATTCTACTTCTGAATATTAGGGTTGGACAGTATCGATTTGGAAAATATGTATGAAATTGTTTGCACTTTGAGGTGCCTACTGGATGATTGCCTTGATTGGGATACCTATTCATGTGTAGTGAATGACCGGAAGCTATGTTGATCTGAGATTTTCGTGTGTGAATAAGGAGAAGCGAGTCTTGTTGAAATCTTTGAGAAAGTTGTGTTGTTTCGGCCTTAAAtacttgtttgaagaagtttacTTGTGCAATTGGAATTTAATTCCCTTTAAACTTCCGGCTGCCTAGATGGTGTTCTTTATGCCTAAGAGAATGATAAAAAGAGCAATCTCTGTTAATCTATTTACTTGCAAGATCGCTACTGAAAATCCAGCTATCATGATTGATTGCTAGATTTGCTACAGTATGCAATTCGAATTATATGCGGTTTTATTGTTTATGCCATTATTGggaagaaaaaaaagagttgGTAGCAATGATAAATTGTCATCTTTAGATTGTGACATACAGGAACATTATCCTTTGTCTCAACGGCTCCCACTCTGGTGGGTTAAGGCCTAAGGGTGTCGTATGTATGCAACGTTCTGGAAAAAACACGTTTCAGATGATTTTTGAGTCATGATGGAAATTACGTCATGCCCTCGTGAACCTTAACAACATAAGAAGTGCAACTGTTTAATGAGCAATTTTTCTGAATCTTATAATATTTTACGGCCAAATGATAGTGTCTTTGGCTCCTCTATGTCTACTCTCTGATGGCTTGCTGCCGTGTTACATAAGAATACAGTGCACTTTCTTGGCAAGACATTTTGGAAAGTTACGAAAAGAAACAATTTTTTAGATGCAAAGGGAAGGAATTATTTAAGGACAATATGTGTTTGATTTTTATCAAATTGCTAATTGGATCTTGAAATTGCTCTCTCATTAATTTTGTATGTAACTCCTTTCATCCGAGCTTGTAGATAAAAGCGATGCTTGGAGACTATGATGCTATTCATGTTCGCCGGGGTGATATAATAAAAACAAGGAAAGATAGGTTTGGTGATGAAAGGAGCTTACATCCTCATATTGAAAGGGATACAAGGCCAGAGTTTATTCTCCGAAGAATTTCAAAGTGGGTCCCTGCAGGTCGAACCCTTTACATTGCATCAAATGAAAGGACGCCTGGATTCTTTTCACCGCTTGGTGTTAGGTATGCTACTCCTGCCCAGCAAAAGGCGTTCCCTAAAGGTTGTGTAGTAAGGTTCTTGTAAGACCGTGTTGTGCTATTATAGTGTTCACCAGTCCAGCCATTTACTCCGGAGATGAATCCCGGGTGTTTTCTAGTGTTTTCCGATGATTTTCCGCGTGGATCGATGTACTGCTACCTTCGCTCATTAAGCTGCAGGATAGTTTATGACTGGTTGGTTACTCTTCTCTACTGTTTGCAGGTACAAATTAGCATATTCGTCAAACTACACCCGGATTTTGGACCCGGTTATAGAAAACAACTATCAGTTGTTCATGATTGAGAGACTAATACTTAGAGGAGCCAAAACATTCATTGATACCTACAAAAGCGATGATTCCGAGCTCAGTTTAACCGACGATCCCAAGAAAAACACCAAGGTATGGGATAAGGTGGTTCATACGATGGAGGATACCGCAGGAAGCTGAAGAATCAGTCTGGTACGTCTTGAAAAAGTTGTAACTGCTACAGTATAGTCGCCGAGATTGAGATGCTTGTGCAGGCCGATGCATGTACGGTGTACCCGAGGATTTTGGCGTTGCTACATCagtgtatattttttttttttttttttaggtaggCGGATTTTTTCGAGTCTAAATGTCATTGCTAGTGTGCAAGATTTGCATCAATGACCACAGAATTTTGGATTGTATCATGTAAATTTATTACGTAAAAAGTATATGAGCGGGAAATAGTGCATGAAATTGTTTAACCATGAGAATTTTACAATTTTACAAATAAATTGTGTGAGAATTTTCGTAAAATTTCGATTGTCATTCCAGTGAAACCGTTTTCGATCTTCTTACCGCGACTTGCTCCTGTTTTCTCTTCCTCTCACGTCATAGTGTTGGCCATACACCCTTCTGTTTTCTATATAAGGTATTTAAGTTCTGGACTAACGCGTCATTTATGAAGATACTTATATTCGAAATATTACATATGATCCAAATTAAAATTTAGCATTTTTGAAGATTGAAGATCACTTAATGTGACGGGAactgggtaatgttgttgttgatgcGGTAATGTGAACGGAATAATATGAAACTCTCGAAGCAAAGACTAAAGCAGACAAGAACAGAATACTAATCAAAGGATCATGATGGTAAAATACAGtccaataatattaaaaaaaaaacagttgaCGGTCGGGTAAAAGGTAAAGTAAGCTGACATTAGTAgcttaattaataattaattaattaattacatatcatatcatatcaagCATTGAATGTCTTCATCTAGTATTTGTAGGCTTAAACTGAAACTGAGTATAGCAGAAGCTACATGCATGTTTTATTTGGTTTGACCAACTTGAGGAGTAGGGCAAATGGGCAACACGTTTGTGGTATCGTCGTTTTGTAATTTCTTCAATTCAATCCAATTTATTAGTGTCGGATCTTGAAACAAATAATAAGAGAGGTCGGGTTCTGAACTATTGACTTTGTGTGTGAATATTTAATACTCAATTATTGAGGCGAGAGCTGAGGAGGCCTAGATGATAATTTTACACAAAAATATTGAACACTAGCGTGACCAAGCCCCCTTTGGTTATAACTAAGATCCTCCACAACCATTTATCCATTTATTTTTGTATGATTTCCGAGATAAGATTGTACTGTATGAGTTTTTCATAATGAGAGTTAGAAATGCAATTTGGTGTAACAAATTTCCTTCTTGTAGTTTAATATCTTTGTTAAGATTTCACATTCGTCAGAGTTTTTCACGCaggaaaaatcaatgtttttaactgtttttttttttaattgggaCGAGGAATGCTACCCTCGATAATATCCTCGTTTATCGTGTATATAAATGAGGTAATCCTCGTATATCGTGTATACAAACTGAAAACGAATAATGCCTATCTCACAATAGGGCACAAATAACACTATACCTCAAGTGGTACAATAGcatcatacaaccaagttatatcttatcgagcttatgtgtcattttt from Silene latifolia isolate original U9 population chromosome 2, ASM4854445v1, whole genome shotgun sequence encodes the following:
- the LOC141642014 gene encoding uncharacterized protein LOC141642014 isoform X1, coding for MGTPKSSTPPTKPKSQLGKPTLILGISITGTALLFLFSSFEYSTTWFSITSPRTIIPNIIVFGKSTTIVVDDPNNKFLYWGFRIDCPGKHCHTCAGLGHQESSLRCALEEALFLQRTFVMPARMCINPMHNKKGLLHQSSNASSDEGWMDSSCAMDSLYDLDLISKKVPVILDNSEAWDRVLSTAMKLGARGVAHVEGMSRRVLQVDPQYANLLLLNRTASPLAWFMECKDRKNSSSVLLPHTFLPSMATKKLRDVADKIKAMLGDYDAIHVRRGDIIKTRKDRFGDERSLHPHIERDTRPEFILRRISKWVPAGRTLYIASNERTPGFFSPLGVRYKLAYSSNYTRILDPVIENNYQLFMIERLILRGAKTFIDTYKSDDSELSLTDDPKKNTKVWDKVVHTMEDTAGS
- the LOC141642014 gene encoding uncharacterized protein LOC141642014 isoform X2, whose product is MCILITCQLVVLCTEIFLVGQGGSLTQSGFFNLGERLLIDDSNSKFRMLIGSEILSFYCFTPFKKPIVILVWTSIFVIPGSLSNSCFRTFVMPARMCINPMHNKKGLLHQSSNASSDEGWMDSSCAMDSLYDLDLISKKVPVILDNSEAWDRVLSTAMKLGARGVAHVEGMSRRVLQVDPQYANLLLLNRTASPLAWFMECKDRKNSSSVLLPHTFLPSMATKKLRDVADKIKAMLGDYDAIHVRRGDIIKTRKDRFGDERSLHPHIERDTRPEFILRRISKWVPAGRTLYIASNERTPGFFSPLGVRYKLAYSSNYTRILDPVIENNYQLFMIERLILRGAKTFIDTYKSDDSELSLTDDPKKNTKVWDKVVHTMEDTAGS